From the Streptomyces syringium genome, one window contains:
- a CDS encoding isocitrate lyase/PEP mutase family protein, with amino-acid sequence MLHGNALREAIAAPRTTPLLGIYDMYSASLAARYYDGFFVSGFGFAASHYGLPDIGFIAWPDLLAFTERLRAAFPGHHLLVDVDDGFGDPEVAAHVVRRLELAGASGVILEDQKRPRRCGHLDGKLILPLDEYLEKLHRVLDSRQDLVVVARTDATEEAEIMRRAAALAETAADVVLVDGVRSVESIQKIRSVIGTKPLLFNQIAGGKSPRLSLSELADLGVDVAIYSTPCLFAAHHAIDSALSELRKTDGRLPDPRLTESIGVGDATELLTKNLGRHRPTREQSAT; translated from the coding sequence ATGCTGCACGGAAACGCCTTACGTGAAGCGATCGCGGCTCCCCGGACCACGCCGCTCCTGGGAATCTACGATATGTACTCCGCCTCACTGGCGGCTCGGTACTACGACGGCTTCTTCGTATCCGGATTTGGTTTCGCCGCCTCGCACTACGGCCTTCCGGACATCGGTTTCATCGCCTGGCCGGACCTGCTGGCCTTCACCGAACGACTGCGCGCGGCATTCCCCGGCCACCACCTGCTGGTGGACGTCGACGACGGTTTCGGGGACCCGGAGGTCGCCGCCCACGTCGTGCGAAGACTGGAGCTGGCGGGTGCCTCCGGGGTGATCCTGGAGGACCAGAAGCGCCCCCGCCGGTGCGGACATCTGGACGGCAAGCTGATCCTGCCGCTGGACGAGTATCTGGAAAAGCTCCACAGGGTCCTCGACAGCAGACAGGATCTGGTCGTCGTGGCCCGTACGGACGCCACCGAGGAGGCCGAGATCATGCGCCGGGCGGCGGCGCTGGCGGAGACCGCGGCGGACGTCGTCCTGGTCGACGGAGTGAGAAGCGTCGAAAGCATTCAAAAGATTCGTTCGGTCATCGGCACCAAACCATTGCTGTTCAATCAGATCGCGGGCGGTAAATCACCGCGGCTCTCCCTGTCGGAGCTCGCGGACCTGGGCGTGGACGTCGCCATCTACAGCACGCCCTGCCTGTTCGCCGCGCACCACGCGATCGACAGCGCCCTGTCGGAACTGAGGAAAACGGACGGACGGCTGCCGGACCCCCGGCTGACCGAATCGATCGGTGTCGGGGACGCCACGGAACTTCTGACGAAGAACCTCGGCCGGCACCGCCCGACGCGAGAGCAGTCCGCGACGTGA